Proteins found in one Methylophilaceae bacterium genomic segment:
- a CDS encoding HAD-IC family P-type ATPase, producing the protein MQDNLSKNVHAQAIDGVLKALEATEHGLSASEVTKRLNYFGNNSLPITKNTHPFLRFALQFHNPLIYLLLAAGVVTFLLEDYADAGVIIAVVLVNAMIGFVQEGKAEKALEAVRGMLATRARVIRDFQHVEIDAKQLVPGDIVLLEPGDKVPADLRLIWVKNCQVMEAALTGESVPIQKQTEKTDLESPLGDRHCMVYSGTLVSTGHARGVVIATGKQTEIGKIGTLVSAVQTLTTPLTRRLDTFAKQITAFILLIGMVTFAYGYWVMDMPVLALFLAIVGLSVAAIPEGLPAVVTIVLAIGTRVMASNKAIIRRLPAVETLGSVTVICTDKTGTLTCNEMTAVSVMLPTKTLAVSGVGYAPEGGFFNQAEAVDISEEKLLHALLTCAILCNDAEIKQDEVGCWHMVGDPTEGALQTLAYKAELHAKDMNQRYPRVDEIPFSSELQLMATLHHNHHGGAFILLKGAPEKVLDLCVHDAEGAINREMWKTRIATSASQGERVLALARCDVSADKSALNIEDITQRFELLGMVGMIDPPRKEAIDAIADCQSAGLRVMMITGDHAVTATAIAKQLGLSDRLTLTGAMIDALSDAQLQQKIHHVDVIARASPQHKLRLVSALRSQGELVAMTGDGVNDAPAIKAADIGVAMGNKGTDAAREAADLVLTDDNFASIARAVREGRVVLDNIKKSLLFMLPTNGGQAGVILLAIFAGIAMPITASQILWVNMVTAITLALALAFESAEQGIMKREPRSPTEPLITKVLGTRILFVSLLMVAVTFATFEWELARGQTLAYARTAAINMLVVGELVYLFNVRFFTASSLTWNVLFSNRVAFWVSIALISFQMIFTYASPLQQLFNSVSLDWSSWQFIIILGLAKFLIVEVEKAVWRALKVTVI; encoded by the coding sequence ATGCAGGATAACTTAAGTAAGAATGTGCACGCGCAAGCGATAGATGGGGTTTTAAAAGCACTTGAGGCGACTGAACATGGATTGTCTGCGTCTGAAGTGACCAAGCGATTAAACTATTTCGGCAATAATAGTCTACCTATCACTAAAAATACCCATCCTTTTTTGCGTTTTGCTTTGCAGTTTCATAATCCGCTTATTTATTTACTGCTTGCGGCTGGGGTGGTCACGTTTTTATTAGAAGATTATGCGGATGCTGGCGTGATTATTGCCGTGGTTCTGGTTAATGCCATGATTGGCTTTGTACAAGAAGGTAAAGCAGAGAAGGCATTAGAAGCGGTTCGTGGCATGCTGGCGACACGCGCCCGCGTGATTCGGGATTTCCAGCATGTTGAAATTGATGCAAAACAACTTGTACCTGGCGATATTGTCTTGTTAGAACCTGGGGATAAAGTGCCGGCTGATCTGCGTTTAATCTGGGTGAAAAACTGTCAAGTGATGGAAGCTGCTTTGACTGGGGAGTCAGTTCCTATTCAAAAGCAGACCGAGAAAACAGATTTAGAGTCACCACTTGGCGACCGACATTGTATGGTGTATTCGGGTACTTTAGTCAGTACGGGGCATGCGAGAGGGGTTGTGATTGCGACTGGCAAACAGACAGAAATTGGAAAGATTGGAACATTAGTCAGTGCTGTGCAAACGCTAACAACACCATTAACTCGGCGCCTTGATACCTTTGCAAAACAAATAACGGCATTTATTTTATTGATTGGTATGGTTACTTTTGCCTATGGATATTGGGTGATGGATATGCCTGTGCTGGCATTATTTTTAGCGATTGTTGGCTTGTCTGTTGCTGCAATTCCAGAAGGACTGCCGGCTGTTGTAACGATTGTGCTGGCGATTGGAACGCGAGTAATGGCGAGTAATAAAGCGATTATTCGCCGATTGCCAGCAGTCGAAACATTAGGCTCCGTAACTGTGATTTGTACTGATAAAACAGGCACATTGACCTGCAATGAAATGACTGCAGTGAGTGTGATGTTACCCACAAAGACACTTGCTGTCAGTGGCGTAGGTTATGCACCAGAAGGTGGTTTTTTCAATCAAGCTGAAGCAGTTGACATCTCAGAAGAGAAGTTATTACATGCCTTACTGACTTGTGCCATATTATGTAATGATGCCGAGATAAAACAGGATGAGGTTGGTTGTTGGCATATGGTTGGCGACCCTACCGAAGGTGCGCTCCAAACGCTTGCGTATAAAGCCGAACTGCATGCCAAGGATATGAATCAACGTTATCCTAGAGTAGATGAGATTCCATTTTCATCTGAGCTTCAGTTGATGGCAACATTACATCATAATCACCATGGAGGCGCATTTATATTGCTAAAAGGTGCGCCAGAGAAAGTGCTTGATCTTTGCGTTCATGATGCTGAAGGGGCAATCAATCGCGAGATGTGGAAAACTCGTATAGCAACGTCCGCAAGTCAGGGCGAACGTGTGTTGGCACTGGCACGTTGCGATGTAAGTGCTGATAAGTCAGCGCTTAATATTGAGGATATTACCCAGCGGTTTGAGTTATTAGGCATGGTTGGCATGATAGATCCTCCACGTAAAGAAGCCATTGATGCTATCGCTGATTGCCAGTCTGCAGGTTTACGCGTGATGATGATTACCGGTGATCATGCAGTCACAGCAACTGCAATTGCTAAGCAGTTAGGACTCTCAGATAGGCTCACGTTAACGGGGGCAATGATTGACGCGTTGAGTGATGCTCAATTACAGCAAAAGATCCATCATGTTGATGTGATTGCGCGTGCAAGCCCACAGCATAAATTAAGATTAGTCTCAGCATTGCGATCCCAAGGCGAGCTGGTGGCAATGACAGGTGACGGTGTCAATGATGCGCCAGCCATAAAGGCGGCTGATATTGGCGTCGCTATGGGAAACAAAGGAACCGATGCTGCGCGTGAAGCAGCCGATTTAGTATTGACAGATGATAATTTTGCTAGCATTGCACGTGCCGTCAGAGAAGGGCGTGTGGTATTAGACAATATCAAAAAATCACTGTTGTTTATGTTGCCTACCAATGGCGGGCAAGCAGGGGTTATATTACTGGCTATTTTTGCTGGAATTGCTATGCCAATTACTGCTAGTCAAATTCTTTGGGTCAATATGGTCACTGCAATTACCTTGGCATTGGCGCTGGCTTTTGAATCAGCCGAACAGGGTATTATGAAGCGCGAACCAAGGTCGCCCACAGAACCGCTGATAACGAAAGTATTAGGTACGCGTATTTTATTTGTGAGTCTATTGATGGTTGCGGTGACTTTTGCCACATTTGAATGGGAACTTGCCCGTGGCCAAACCCTTGCTTATGCAAGAACAGCAGCAATTAATATGTTAGTCGTTGGTGAGTTAGTCTATTTATTTAATGTCCGCTTTTTTACGGCATCTTCTCTTACTTGGAATGTGCTTTTTTCAAACCGAGTGGCTTTTTGGGTGAGCATTGCTTTAATCAGTTTTCAAATGATTTTTACTTATGCTAGCCCCTTACAACAACTATTTAATAGCGTCTCGCTAGATTGGTCATCATGGCAATTTATTATCATCTTAGGCTTGGCAAAATTCCTAATAGTAGAGGTAGAAAAAGCGGTATGGCGAGCACTAAAAGTGACAGTGATATAG
- the apbC gene encoding iron-sulfur cluster carrier protein ApbC, with protein MAITELHVQSALQLCVDPNTGKDFISSKSAKNIQIQDNHISLDIILGYPAKSVFDDIKTLVANALKALDGVDKVTVNIGSRIVSHKVQQGVNLLPNVKNVIAVASGKGGVGKSTTSVNLALALAAEGATVGLLDADIYGPSQPQMLGLSGRPDSADGKSIEPMEAYGIQAMSIGFLVDTDTPMVWRGPMVTGALEQLLRDTKWRDLDYLVIDLPPGTGDIQLTLAQKIPVTGAIIVTTPQDIALLDARKGLKMFEKVGIPILGIVENMSTHICSNCGHEEHIFGAGGGASMCKDYHVDLLGSLPLDIKIREQADNGKPTVVAEPDSAIATTYKSIARQSAIKIANAGLDHSSKFPNIVIQNT; from the coding sequence ATGGCAATTACTGAACTACATGTTCAATCGGCACTACAATTATGTGTAGACCCAAATACAGGAAAAGATTTTATTAGCAGTAAATCTGCCAAAAATATCCAAATACAAGATAACCATATCAGCTTGGACATCATTCTTGGCTACCCCGCTAAAAGCGTATTTGATGACATCAAAACATTGGTGGCCAATGCATTAAAAGCATTAGATGGGGTAGATAAGGTGACAGTTAATATTGGCAGCCGCATTGTTTCGCATAAAGTACAACAAGGCGTTAATTTATTGCCGAATGTAAAAAACGTGATTGCTGTTGCTTCAGGTAAAGGCGGTGTCGGCAAGTCAACAACATCCGTCAACCTAGCACTTGCACTGGCAGCAGAAGGCGCAACAGTTGGTTTGTTAGATGCTGATATTTACGGGCCCAGTCAACCGCAAATGTTAGGATTGAGCGGTCGCCCAGACAGTGCCGATGGCAAAAGCATAGAACCGATGGAAGCCTATGGTATTCAAGCCATGAGTATTGGCTTTTTAGTCGATACGGATACGCCGATGGTATGGCGTGGGCCAATGGTGACTGGTGCTTTAGAACAATTACTTCGCGACACTAAATGGCGTGATTTAGATTACTTAGTCATTGATTTACCACCCGGCACTGGTGATATTCAACTCACACTTGCGCAAAAAATACCTGTAACGGGCGCGATTATTGTAACCACACCACAAGATATTGCATTGCTCGACGCGCGCAAAGGCTTAAAAATGTTTGAGAAGGTTGGTATTCCTATTTTAGGTATTGTCGAAAATATGAGCACACACATTTGTAGCAACTGTGGACACGAAGAACATATCTTTGGTGCAGGCGGTGGTGCGTCTATGTGCAAAGACTATCATGTCGATTTGCTCGGCAGCTTGCCGCTTGATATTAAAATCCGTGAACAAGCTGACAATGGCAAACCAACGGTTGTTGCAGAACCAGATAGCGCGATTGCGACCACCTACAAATCAATTGCACGCCAATCAGCCATTAAAATTGCCAATGCAGGCTTAGACCATAGCAGTAAGTTTCCAAATATTGTCATTCAGAATACCTGA
- the pgl gene encoding 6-phosphogluconolactonase: MTLQSATRWHAFDSQDAINQAATTRILQAADVAIKQYGSFYIVLAGGSTPKAVYQLLSEQQADWKNWHVYHNDDRCLPADHIERNSKMARDAWLSKVAIPEQQIHDIPAELGNVAGAKAYAATLKDVRTFDLVILGLGEDGHTASLFPNQAVDNSADAVPVFDAPKPPADRITISQNRLNQTHEVMFLVTGAGKQEAVDHWRNGVAIPATLITGENGADVYCFGVTLN; encoded by the coding sequence ATGACGCTCCAATCAGCTACCCGTTGGCATGCTTTTGATTCACAAGATGCAATTAATCAAGCGGCTACCACTAGAATTTTACAAGCGGCAGACGTAGCCATCAAACAATATGGCAGCTTTTATATTGTGCTAGCCGGTGGCAGTACACCTAAAGCAGTTTATCAATTATTAAGTGAGCAACAAGCGGATTGGAAAAATTGGCATGTTTATCATAATGACGATCGTTGTTTGCCCGCTGACCATATCGAGCGTAATAGCAAAATGGCGCGTGATGCCTGGTTAAGTAAAGTCGCGATTCCTGAGCAGCAGATTCATGACATTCCGGCAGAACTTGGCAATGTGGCAGGTGCAAAAGCCTATGCAGCAACATTAAAAGATGTGCGTACCTTTGATTTGGTGATTTTAGGCTTGGGTGAAGACGGACATACGGCCAGTTTATTCCCTAACCAAGCAGTTGATAATAGCGCCGATGCCGTACCTGTATTTGATGCGCCTAAACCACCAGCAGATCGCATTACTATTAGCCAAAATCGTTTAAACCAAACACATGAAGTGATGTTTTTAGTAACAGGTGCTGGTAAACAAGAAGCCGTCGATCATTGGCGCAATGGTGTCGCCATTCCAGCTACCTTAATTACAGGGGAAAATGGTGCAGATGTATATTGTTTCGGGGTTACATTGAATTAA
- a CDS encoding glucose-6-phosphate dehydrogenase — protein MTKKIDPCTLVLFGASGNLSRVKLMPGLYRLDSLGRLPDDMKILSVGRSPVSHADWQAEVRKMLEAKFYNGLDEAVFKRFIARNYYQENGSDDPDAMKKLATRLNDASIFPQNFAFFLSIRPVDFAPVVEQLASVGLTDDSKYWRRVLIEKPFGTNLEKAQALQASITQHLKEEQIYRIDHYLGKAALQNIMLTRFANHMLEPLWNNAHIDHVQITNNETLGVGDRTEFYDSTGALRDMAQSHLLQTLALVAMEKPADFNPDSIRAEKIKLLQSIRPIDTAHLDKQAFRAQYKEGHVPARDGHSEHVKGYLDELGKASSVETYAAIKLFIDNPRWKGVPFYVRTAKRMHEGSTAISIRFKKAPMELKEGQQQNWLILSIQPKESIKLEIQTKVPGLDIATRAISMDGQLRQASDDSVDSYETLLLNLMEGDASLFLHIDEVQAQWKLIDPIVKTWAADKTPVHQYPAGSRDPKESSVIFESEDQFWRYSIELGGDQH, from the coding sequence ATGACTAAAAAAATTGATCCTTGCACGCTTGTGCTCTTTGGTGCTAGCGGAAACTTGTCTCGCGTCAAACTCATGCCAGGCTTATATCGCCTAGATTCACTTGGCAGATTACCTGATGATATGAAGATTTTATCGGTTGGCAGGTCGCCAGTGTCACATGCCGATTGGCAAGCAGAAGTGCGTAAAATGTTAGAAGCAAAATTTTATAATGGCCTTGATGAAGCTGTGTTCAAACGTTTTATTGCGCGTAACTATTATCAAGAGAATGGTTCTGATGATCCTGATGCGATGAAAAAATTAGCAACGCGTTTAAATGATGCAAGTATTTTTCCACAAAACTTTGCTTTTTTCCTCTCTATTCGCCCTGTTGATTTTGCACCAGTAGTTGAACAGTTAGCATCGGTTGGCTTAACTGATGACAGCAAATACTGGCGACGCGTGCTAATAGAGAAGCCATTTGGCACCAACTTAGAAAAAGCACAAGCGTTGCAAGCCTCCATTACGCAACACTTGAAAGAAGAGCAAATCTACCGTATTGATCATTATTTGGGTAAAGCGGCTTTACAAAACATTATGCTGACTCGCTTTGCCAATCATATGCTTGAACCGCTTTGGAATAACGCGCATATTGACCACGTGCAAATCACCAACAACGAAACACTTGGTGTTGGCGACCGGACAGAATTTTACGATAGCACTGGTGCCTTGCGTGATATGGCACAAAGCCATTTATTACAAACGTTGGCATTAGTCGCCATGGAAAAACCTGCTGATTTTAATCCTGACAGCATACGTGCAGAAAAGATTAAACTATTACAGTCTATTCGCCCGATTGATACTGCTCATCTCGATAAGCAAGCTTTCCGCGCGCAATATAAAGAAGGTCATGTACCAGCACGTGACGGCCACTCAGAGCATGTAAAAGGTTATCTTGATGAGCTAGGCAAAGCAAGTTCCGTTGAAACTTACGCTGCTATTAAATTATTTATCGATAATCCACGTTGGAAAGGCGTGCCATTTTACGTGCGTACCGCAAAACGTATGCATGAAGGCAGCACCGCTATTTCTATTCGCTTTAAAAAAGCACCGATGGAACTCAAAGAAGGTCAACAACAAAACTGGCTCATTCTCAGTATTCAACCAAAAGAAAGTATTAAGCTTGAAATTCAAACCAAAGTACCTGGATTAGACATTGCAACACGCGCAATCAGCATGGATGGTCAACTTCGCCAAGCGTCTGATGATAGTGTTGATTCATATGAAACTTTGTTACTTAATTTGATGGAAGGCGATGCTTCCTTATTCTTACATATTGATGAGGTGCAAGCACAATGGAAACTGATTGATCCCATTGTTAAAACTTGGGCCGCTGATAAAACCCCAGTCCATCAATACCCTGCTGGTAGCCGCGACCCTAAAGAGTCAAGTGTCATTTTTGAATCAGAAGATCAGTTCTGGCGCTATAGCATTGAATTAGGTGGCGATCAGCACTAA
- a CDS encoding dCTP deaminase: protein MSIKSDKWIRKMAEQHGMIEPFEPNQVKLSPTGERMVSYGTSSYGYDIRCSREFKLFTNINSTIVDPKNFDPNSFVEVEEDFCIIPPNSFALARTVEYFRIPRNVLTVCLGKSTYARCGIIVNVTPFEPEWEGYVTLEFSNTTPLPAKIYANEGCAQVLFFEADADDVCETSYKDRGGKYQGQVGVTLPKT, encoded by the coding sequence ATGAGCATTAAATCAGACAAGTGGATACGTAAAATGGCGGAGCAACACGGCATGATAGAGCCGTTTGAACCGAATCAAGTAAAACTTAGCCCAACAGGCGAGCGCATGGTGTCATACGGCACATCAAGTTATGGCTATGACATTCGCTGCTCTAGAGAATTTAAGCTGTTCACCAACATCAATAGTACCATTGTGGATCCAAAAAACTTTGATCCTAATTCGTTTGTTGAGGTGGAAGAAGATTTTTGTATTATCCCACCTAATTCATTTGCACTCGCTCGTACGGTGGAGTACTTCCGCATTCCGCGCAATGTATTAACAGTTTGCTTAGGCAAATCAACTTATGCGCGTTGCGGCATTATTGTCAATGTCACGCCATTTGAACCAGAGTGGGAAGGCTACGTCACCCTAGAGTTTAGCAATACCACACCGTTGCCTGCTAAAATTTATGCAAATGAAGGTTGTGCGCAAGTATTATTTTTTGAAGCAGATGCCGATGACGTTTGCGAAACAAGTTATAAAGACCGCGGCGGGAAATACCAAGGGCAAGTTGGCGTTACATTACCAAAAACTTAG
- a CDS encoding arginine/lysine/ornithine decarboxylase: MKFRFPIVIIDEDFRTDNSSGLGIRVLAKAIEDEGTEVLGVTSYGDLASFAQQQSRASAFILSIDDEEIVEEKPEAIETLRSFVKEIRYRNDDIPIFLHGETRTSRHIPNDVLRELHGFVHMYEDTPEFIARLIIREAKTYLEGLPPPFFKALTHYAADGSYSWHCPGHSGGVAFLKSPVGQMFHQFFGENMLRADVCNAVDELGQLLDHTGPIAASEQNAARIYHCDHLYFVTNGTSTSNKIVWNSTVAPGDIVVVDRNCHKSILHAIIMTGAIPVFLMPTRNHFGIIGPIPKSEFTWENIQKKIEQNPFITDKKAKPRVLTITQSTYDGVLYNVEEIKEMLDGKIDTLHFDEAWLPHATFHDFYGDYHAIGEERPRCKESMVFSTQSTHKLLAGLSQASQILVEDAINNKLDRDVFNEAYLMHTSTSPQYSIVASCDVAAAMMEAPGGKVLVEESIMEALDFRRAMRKVDEEWGADWWFKVWGPDDLSEEGIEERDAWMLKANEDWHDFGDLAEGFNMLDPIKATIITPGLDIQGTFSDKFGIPAAIVTKYLAEHGVIVEKTGLYSFFIMFTIGITKGRWNTMVAALQQFKDDYDKNQPIWKVLPEFAQKQPLYERLGLRDLCTQIHDVYKANDIARLTTDMYLSDMVPAMKPTDAFAKMAHRDIDRVAIDNLEGRTTAVLLTPYPPGIPLLIPGEQFNKVIIDYLKFARVFNERFPGFETDVHGLVKEIINGKAIYYVDCVRV, translated from the coding sequence ATGAAATTTAGATTCCCAATTGTCATTATTGATGAAGATTTCCGAACCGATAACTCTTCCGGTTTGGGTATTCGCGTATTAGCAAAAGCCATTGAAGATGAAGGCACTGAAGTATTAGGCGTTACCAGCTACGGAGATTTAGCCTCTTTTGCCCAGCAGCAAAGTCGCGCATCTGCCTTTATTTTGTCGATTGACGATGAGGAAATTGTAGAAGAGAAACCTGAAGCAATTGAAACCTTACGTTCATTTGTGAAAGAAATTCGCTACCGCAATGATGATATTCCTATCTTTTTACATGGTGAAACGCGAACTAGCCGCCATATTCCCAATGATGTACTGCGTGAGTTACATGGCTTTGTGCATATGTACGAAGATACGCCAGAATTTATTGCCCGCTTGATTATTCGTGAAGCTAAAACCTATCTTGAGGGTTTGCCACCACCATTTTTCAAAGCACTCACACATTATGCTGCTGATGGCTCTTATTCATGGCATTGTCCTGGCCACTCTGGCGGCGTTGCATTTTTAAAATCACCAGTCGGTCAAATGTTCCACCAGTTCTTTGGTGAGAACATGCTACGTGCCGATGTGTGCAATGCGGTTGATGAGCTCGGTCAACTGTTAGACCATACAGGCCCAATTGCTGCATCGGAGCAAAACGCCGCGCGTATTTACCATTGCGACCATCTTTACTTTGTGACTAACGGCACCTCAACTTCCAACAAAATTGTTTGGAACTCAACCGTAGCGCCTGGTGACATTGTGGTGGTTGACCGCAATTGCCACAAATCCATCTTGCATGCCATTATTATGACAGGGGCAATTCCCGTCTTTTTGATGCCTACACGTAACCACTTTGGCATTATTGGACCGATACCAAAAAGTGAATTTACTTGGGAAAATATTCAAAAGAAAATCGAACAAAATCCATTCATAACAGATAAAAAAGCAAAACCACGTGTATTAACCATCACCCAATCAACCTATGACGGCGTGCTATACAATGTCGAAGAAATTAAAGAGATGCTTGATGGCAAAATCGATACATTGCACTTTGATGAAGCTTGGCTACCACATGCCACCTTCCATGATTTTTATGGTGATTATCATGCTATTGGTGAAGAAAGACCGCGTTGTAAAGAGTCCATGGTATTTTCAACGCAATCCACACACAAACTCCTCGCTGGCTTAAGTCAAGCCTCACAGATTCTAGTTGAAGATGCGATTAATAATAAGCTTGATCGTGATGTATTTAATGAAGCCTACTTAATGCATACCTCAACCAGCCCGCAATATTCAATTGTAGCAAGTTGCGATGTAGCTGCCGCCATGATGGAAGCACCAGGTGGAAAAGTATTGGTTGAAGAATCTATTATGGAAGCACTCGATTTCCGCCGCGCAATGCGCAAAGTAGATGAAGAATGGGGTGCCGATTGGTGGTTTAAAGTATGGGGACCAGACGATTTATCAGAAGAAGGCATTGAAGAGCGTGACGCATGGATGTTAAAAGCCAATGAAGATTGGCACGATTTCGGCGATTTAGCTGAAGGCTTTAACATGCTTGACCCAATTAAAGCGACTATTATTACACCAGGCTTGGATATACAGGGCACATTCTCTGATAAATTTGGCATCCCGGCTGCCATCGTGACTAAATACTTGGCCGAGCATGGTGTGATTGTAGAAAAAACCGGTTTATATTCGTTCTTTATCATGTTTACTATTGGTATTACAAAAGGTCGATGGAATACCATGGTTGCCGCGCTACAGCAATTTAAAGATGACTACGACAAAAATCAGCCCATTTGGAAAGTATTGCCTGAGTTTGCCCAAAAACAGCCACTATACGAACGCTTAGGCTTGCGTGATTTATGTACACAAATCCACGATGTGTATAAAGCCAATGACATTGCTCGACTGACCACTGATATGTATTTGTCAGATATGGTGCCTGCGATGAAACCAACGGATGCTTTTGCTAAAATGGCCCATCGTGATATTGATCGTGTCGCTATCGATAACTTAGAAGGCCGCACAACGGCTGTCTTATTAACACCTTATCCCCCAGGCATTCCATTGCTAATTCCGGGCGAGCAATTTAATAAGGTGATTATTGATTATCTTAAATTCGCACGGGTTTTTAATGAGCGTTTCCCGGGCTTTGAAACAGACGTACATGGTTTAGTAAAAGAAATCATCAACGGCAAAGCCATTTATTATGTCGATTGTGTGCGTGTTTAA
- a CDS encoding dihydrofolate reductase — protein MTQLSIIVAVANHNVIGINNTLPWHLPEDLKRFKALTMGHHIVMGRKTYESLGRLLPGRTSVIVTRNKDYQVEGAVIVHSIAQAIAACADDDEVFLIGGAELYQQGFMLADKLYITEVHADFAGDAFLADVDLALWEEVSRESHQAENGLAYSYVTYQRNSLDKSA, from the coding sequence ATGACACAACTTTCTATTATCGTGGCTGTTGCCAATCATAATGTGATTGGTATTAACAATACATTACCTTGGCATTTGCCTGAAGATTTAAAACGATTTAAAGCGTTAACGATGGGACATCATATCGTGATGGGACGCAAAACCTATGAGTCATTAGGGCGTTTGTTGCCAGGTAGAACATCGGTGATTGTGACACGAAACAAAGACTATCAGGTTGAGGGCGCTGTTATTGTGCATAGCATTGCGCAAGCGATAGCTGCCTGCGCTGACGATGATGAGGTGTTTCTTATTGGAGGGGCTGAGCTATATCAACAGGGTTTTATGCTTGCAGATAAGCTTTATATAACGGAGGTACATGCAGATTTTGCTGGAGATGCTTTTCTAGCGGATGTTGATCTAGCACTGTGGGAAGAAGTCAGCCGTGAATCTCACCAAGCAGAAAATGGTTTGGCCTATAGTTATGTGACTTATCAACGCAATAGCCTTGATAAGTCAGCATAA
- a CDS encoding thymidylate synthase yields MKQYLALCQRIIDEGKWVDNKRTGKRCLTVINADLTYDVDQGQLPLVTTRKSYYKSAIAEMIGYIRGYDNAADFRKIGTKTWDANANDNQDWLANPYRKGKDDCGFIYGKVGRNFPKPDGGSIDVLNNIYNNLRAGIDNRGEIFTFYHPGVFHMGCLRPCMYSHHFSLLDDTLYLNSTQRSCDVPLGLNFNMVQVYFLLAIMAQITGHKAGKAYHKIVNAHIYEDQLDLMQNVELKREPFPSPQLIINPDIKTLQDLETWVTVDDFEVQGYQCHEAISYPFSV; encoded by the coding sequence ATGAAACAGTACTTAGCACTTTGCCAAAGAATCATCGATGAAGGTAAGTGGGTCGATAATAAAAGAACAGGTAAGCGCTGCTTAACCGTGATTAACGCAGATTTAACCTATGATGTTGATCAAGGCCAACTTCCACTAGTCACAACCAGAAAAAGTTATTATAAATCGGCAATTGCAGAAATGATTGGGTATATTCGTGGCTATGACAATGCCGCGGACTTTAGAAAAATTGGTACAAAAACGTGGGATGCCAATGCCAACGACAACCAAGATTGGTTGGCAAATCCATATCGTAAAGGTAAAGATGACTGCGGTTTTATTTATGGCAAAGTAGGGCGTAATTTCCCTAAACCAGACGGCGGTTCAATTGATGTCCTGAACAATATTTATAACAATTTGCGCGCGGGTATCGATAATCGTGGTGAAATTTTCACCTTCTATCACCCGGGTGTTTTTCATATGGGCTGTTTGCGTCCTTGTATGTACAGCCATCACTTTTCATTATTAGATGACACGCTCTATCTCAACAGCACACAGCGAAGCTGTGATGTACCGTTGGGCTTAAATTTTAATATGGTACAAGTCTATTTTCTGCTGGCAATTATGGCTCAGATAACAGGACACAAAGCGGGTAAAGCCTATCACAAAATAGTCAATGCCCATATTTATGAGGATCAGCTAGACTTAATGCAAAATGTTGAGCTAAAACGCGAACCTTTCCCTTCGCCACAACTCATCATCAACCCTGACATTAAAACGCTGCAGGATTTAGAAACATGGGTAACGGTTGATGATTTTGAAGTGCAAGGCTATCAATGTCATGAAGCGATTAGCTATCCATTTAGTGTATAA